The Acetonema longum DSM 6540 genomic interval AAACGACGCTTTCGGACAGCATATCTGCACCACCAAGCGCTTCGACGGGGAAAATAATCTGCCTGACGTACTGTATGAAGCAGCTAAGTATTACGCCAACATTTTGATGCCCTTCAGCAAGTTAGTCGCAAAGGCATTGCCTAAGATTAAAGAGCTGCCCATCAAGCTCATTGCTCCCAGTCACGGAGTAGTTTGGCGGGATCACATCCCGGAAATTCTTGCCAAATATGAGCTTTGGGGGAGCGGCAAGACTCGGGACACAGTGGTCATCGCTTACGATACCATGTGGGGCAGCACCGAGACCATGGCCCGGTATATCCTGGAAGGAGTGGCTGCTGCCGGCGTCAATGGCAAGCTCTATCGCATGTCCCTGTCTGACCGCAGTTCGGTCCTGAAGGAAGTTTTAGAAGCCCGCGGGGTGATTGTGGGTTCATCCACATTAAATAATGGTATGCTGCCGAATATCGGCGCCTTAATGCTGTACATGAAGGGGCTGCGTCCTGCCGGCAAGCTGGCGGCGGCATTTGGCGCTTACGGCTGGGCAGGCGGAGCACAGGCTGCCCTGGAAGAAATGATGCAACAAGCCGGCATGCAGGTGGAGCCTGGTTTGGCCATAAAATGGATTCCCGACCCAGCGGAGATCCAGCGTTGTTATCAGATGGGCTATGACTTTGCCCAAAAAGTTCTGAACAGTAAATAGGCAACCGGCAAGAGCGCCTACAATAATAATATATCCGTACGAAAAAAGGAGCAAGAAATATGGACAAATATGCGCAGGTATTATTACGCAAAGGCGCTCAGCACCGGGTGGAAAATGGGCACCCCTGGGTTTATCAATCGGAAGTGGACTATGTGGA includes:
- a CDS encoding FprA family A-type flavoprotein, producing MNRVQLTKGVYYVGAVDWNLRDFHGYATPGGVTYNSYLIVDEKICLIDAVKAPFAGELLARIRDIVDPAKIDYVVVNHIEPDHSGALPAIMEHMPQAKVILTQQGKDGLVKHYQKQYDFQVVKEGDSLALGNQTLRFIPLPMVHWPDSMASYLDKDQILFSNDAFGQHICTTKRFDGENNLPDVLYEAAKYYANILMPFSKLVAKALPKIKELPIKLIAPSHGVVWRDHIPEILAKYELWGSGKTRDTVVIAYDTMWGSTETMARYILEGVAAAGVNGKLYRMSLSDRSSVLKEVLEARGVIVGSSTLNNGMLPNIGALMLYMKGLRPAGKLAAAFGAYGWAGGAQAALEEMMQQAGMQVEPGLAIKWIPDPAEIQRCYQMGYDFAQKVLNSK